One segment of uncultured Jannaschia sp. DNA contains the following:
- a CDS encoding TetR/AcrR family transcriptional regulator, with product MGRAVARDHDDKRRAILKAAARVFARDGFARASMSGIAAECGISKANLYHYHTGKDGLLFDLLDAHLSDLRDRFAAVDLTGPDPLRALLTDLLLAYEGRDDEHRIQTEAMTLVTPAQAAILRGYQREMVARLSGALAAQAPHLDRGALRDATMSVFGMVNWFYLWSPGADRAARIAYAGTVADIATGGVGAIGA from the coding sequence ATGGGGCGCGCCGTCGCCCGCGACCACGACGACAAGCGCCGCGCGATCCTGAAGGCCGCCGCCCGCGTGTTCGCCCGCGACGGCTTCGCGCGTGCCTCTATGTCGGGGATCGCCGCCGAATGCGGGATCTCGAAGGCGAACCTCTATCACTACCACACGGGCAAGGACGGGCTTCTGTTCGACCTGCTCGACGCGCATCTGTCGGACTTGCGCGACCGTTTCGCCGCGGTCGACCTGACGGGCCCCGACCCGCTGCGCGCCCTGCTGACCGACCTTCTCCTGGCCTATGAGGGGCGAGACGACGAGCACCGCATCCAGACCGAGGCGATGACGCTCGTGACGCCTGCGCAGGCCGCGATCCTTCGGGGGTATCAGCGCGAGATGGTCGCGCGCCTGTCAGGTGCCCTCGCCGCGCAGGCGCCGCACCTCGATCGCGGCGCGCTGCGGGACGCCACCATGAGCGTGTTCGGCATGGTGAACTGGTTCTACCTCTGGTCGCCGGGCGCCGACCGCGCGGCCCGGATCGCCTATGCCGGAACGGTGGCCGACATCGCGACCGGCGGGGTCGGCGCGATCGGGGCCTAG
- the paaK gene encoding phenylacetate--CoA ligase PaaK, translating into MTPLDPIETAPRAEIEALQLDRLRATLVHAYGNVPHYRAAFDAAGVHPDDLTTLADLARFPFTVKDDLRRAYPFDMFAVPRERIARIHASSGTTGKPTVVGYTAQDIETWGDLVARCLRAAGVRAGDIVHNAYGYGLFTGGLGAHYGIEKLGATVIPMSGGQSARQVQLIEDFRPRAIMVTPSYMLNLLEEYHRQGLDPKACPIEIGIFGAEPWTPAMRAQIEAAFDMDAVDIYGLSEVMGPGVAQECVETKDGLHIWEDHFLPEIVDPETGTVLPDGSEGELVFTTLTKEGMPVIRYRTRDLTTLMPGTARTHRRMAKVTGRSDDMIILRGVNVFPTQIEERVLAVPGLAPYFQIELLREGAMDAMRVHVECAPGGDAETCAAALTRGIKDMVGISCAVVVADPGGVERSQGKARRVVDNRGA; encoded by the coding sequence ATGACCCCCCTCGACCCGATCGAGACCGCCCCCCGTGCCGAGATCGAGGCGCTGCAACTCGACCGCCTGCGCGCCACACTGGTCCATGCCTACGGCAATGTCCCCCACTATCGCGCGGCCTTCGACGCGGCGGGGGTGCACCCGGACGATCTGACGACGCTGGCCGACCTCGCGCGCTTTCCGTTCACCGTGAAGGACGACCTGCGCCGCGCCTATCCGTTCGACATGTTTGCCGTGCCGCGCGAACGCATCGCCCGGATCCACGCGTCATCGGGCACCACCGGCAAGCCCACGGTCGTCGGCTATACCGCCCAAGATATCGAGACGTGGGGCGACCTTGTGGCCCGCTGCCTGCGCGCGGCCGGCGTGCGCGCGGGCGACATCGTCCACAACGCCTACGGCTACGGCCTCTTCACCGGCGGGCTCGGGGCGCATTACGGGATCGAAAAGCTGGGGGCGACGGTCATTCCCATGTCCGGCGGCCAGAGCGCGCGGCAAGTCCAGCTGATCGAGGACTTCCGCCCCCGCGCGATCATGGTGACGCCCAGCTACATGCTGAACCTTCTCGAGGAATATCACCGGCAGGGCCTCGACCCCAAGGCCTGCCCCATCGAGATCGGCATCTTCGGGGCCGAGCCCTGGACCCCCGCCATGCGCGCCCAGATCGAGGCCGCCTTCGACATGGACGCGGTCGACATCTACGGCCTGTCGGAAGTGATGGGGCCCGGTGTCGCGCAGGAATGCGTCGAGACGAAGGACGGGCTGCATATCTGGGAGGATCACTTCCTGCCCGAGATCGTCGACCCCGAGACCGGCACGGTCCTGCCCGACGGCAGCGAGGGCGAGCTGGTCTTCACCACGCTCACGAAGGAGGGGATGCCCGTCATCCGCTACCGCACGCGCGACCTGACGACGCTGATGCCCGGCACGGCGCGCACCCACCGGCGGATGGCAAAGGTGACGGGCCGCAGCGACGACATGATCATCCTGCGCGGCGTCAACGTCTTCCCGACCCAGATCGAGGAGCGGGTGCTCGCGGTGCCCGGCCTCGCCCCCTATTTCCAGATCGAGCTTCTGCGCGAGGGTGCGATGGACGCCATGCGCGTCCATGTCGAATGTGCGCCCGGTGGCGATGCCGAGACCTGCGCCGCCGCGCTGACCCGCGGGATCAAGGACATGGTCGGCATCTCCTGCGCGGTGGTCGTCGCGGACCCCGGCGGGGTCGAACGCAGCCAGGGCAAGGCGCGGCGCGTGGTCGACAACCGGGGCGCCTGA
- the paaI gene encoding hydroxyphenylacetyl-CoA thioesterase PaaI, with product MTAEDRAARAADAMWQGDAASAWFGMERVAVSEGAATLRMTVAPHHCNGHGTCHGGVIFSLADSAFAFACNSRNQATVAQAAQVSFLAPGRAADVLTATAREVSLKGRSGLYDVTVTRADGDVIAEFRGMSRAIPGQLFEETT from the coding sequence ATGACCGCCGAGGACCGCGCCGCGCGCGCGGCAGACGCCATGTGGCAGGGCGACGCCGCTTCCGCCTGGTTCGGAATGGAGCGCGTGGCCGTATCCGAAGGCGCCGCGACCCTGCGCATGACGGTGGCGCCGCATCATTGCAATGGCCACGGCACCTGCCATGGAGGGGTGATCTTCAGCCTCGCCGACAGCGCCTTCGCCTTCGCCTGCAACTCGCGCAACCAGGCCACGGTCGCACAGGCGGCACAGGTCAGCTTCCTGGCGCCCGGCCGTGCCGCGGACGTGCTGACCGCGACCGCGCGCGAGGTGTCGCTCAAGGGGCGCTCGGGCCTTTACGACGTGACCGTGACGCGTGCGGACGGAGACGTGATCGCAGAATTCCGCGGCATGTCCCGCGCCATCCCCGGCCAGCTTTTCGAGGAAACGACATGA